A genomic window from Streptomyces sp. HUAS YS2 includes:
- a CDS encoding DUF742 domain-containing protein → MPSSQDGPWLDDAAGRLIRPYTVSGGRTKPSTALDLLSMVMATGSAPQSHMGPEHTLALGLCDGPTSVAEIAAHLRLPAVVTKVLLSDLVDCGAITAKAPRFHAHSSDRSLLEAVLDGLRRRL, encoded by the coding sequence ATGCCGTCCTCCCAGGACGGGCCCTGGCTCGACGACGCGGCCGGCCGGCTGATCCGGCCGTACACCGTGAGCGGCGGCCGGACCAAGCCCAGCACCGCCCTCGACCTGCTGTCGATGGTGATGGCGACCGGCTCCGCTCCGCAGTCGCACATGGGCCCCGAGCACACCCTCGCCCTGGGGTTGTGCGACGGGCCCACGTCGGTGGCGGAGATCGCGGCCCACTTACGGTTACCGGCCGTCGTCACCAAGGTGCTGCTCTCCGATCTCGTGGACTGCGGGGCCATCACGGCCAAGGCACCCCGCTTCCACGCCCATTCATCCGACCGTTCCCTGCTGGAGGCAGTGCTCGATGGCCTACGACGACGGCTCTGA
- a CDS encoding acyl-CoA dehydrogenase family protein translates to MDSYFSSHLHHQLRDTVRDFAEREVRPRIPEMEASRTVHEKLSRLIAEQGWLGATIGQEYGGMGAGHLAKTIIIEELSRVSGAMGAMVQASQLGTAKIVHFGSDEQRKTWLPAVAAGECLPTIAVTEPESGGHVLGMTADAVRDGDDYILNGSKVFVGNSHVGDLHGVVVRTGPGSKGLTAFLVESDRPGFRTGPQQPAMGLHGFSFGELIFEDCRVPASNRLGEEGDGLAVAYSSSVLYGRANLTAVSLGIHQAILEETTRFASERIRYGKPLHELPSVKLKLGQMQSRLMTARLAAYHAVHLLDQGLSCDAELMNAKLINVESAIDSGRSAMEIHAAAGLFTDRPIERYLRDAHHIFAPAGTSDVQLLRLAEVALGTAKGSWSEKLSDVVRMEPAAAM, encoded by the coding sequence ATGGACAGCTACTTCTCCAGTCATCTCCATCATCAACTTCGGGACACGGTCCGTGATTTCGCGGAGCGCGAGGTAAGGCCCCGGATACCGGAGATGGAGGCGAGCCGCACGGTCCACGAGAAGCTCTCCCGGCTCATCGCCGAGCAGGGCTGGCTGGGAGCGACCATCGGCCAGGAATACGGCGGAATGGGCGCCGGCCATCTGGCCAAGACAATCATCATCGAGGAACTCTCCCGGGTCAGCGGCGCGATGGGCGCCATGGTCCAGGCCTCGCAACTGGGGACCGCGAAGATCGTCCATTTCGGCAGCGACGAGCAGCGCAAGACCTGGCTGCCGGCCGTCGCGGCCGGCGAGTGCCTGCCGACGATCGCGGTCACCGAGCCCGAGTCCGGCGGTCACGTCCTCGGCATGACGGCCGACGCGGTCCGCGACGGCGACGACTACATCCTCAACGGCAGCAAGGTGTTCGTCGGCAACAGTCACGTCGGCGACCTGCACGGTGTCGTGGTCCGCACCGGCCCCGGCTCGAAGGGGCTCACCGCGTTCCTCGTCGAGTCCGACCGCCCCGGCTTCCGCACCGGACCGCAGCAGCCCGCGATGGGGCTGCACGGCTTCAGCTTCGGCGAGCTCATCTTCGAGGACTGCCGCGTCCCCGCCTCCAACCGGCTGGGCGAGGAGGGCGACGGCCTGGCCGTCGCGTACTCCTCCAGCGTCCTGTACGGGCGGGCCAACCTCACCGCCGTCTCGCTCGGCATCCACCAGGCGATCCTGGAGGAGACCACCCGCTTCGCCTCCGAGCGGATCCGCTACGGCAAGCCGCTGCACGAACTCCCGTCGGTGAAGCTGAAGCTGGGCCAGATGCAGTCCCGGCTGATGACCGCCCGGCTGGCCGCGTACCACGCCGTGCACCTGCTCGACCAGGGCCTGTCCTGCGACGCCGAGCTGATGAACGCCAAACTGATCAACGTCGAGTCGGCGATCGACTCCGGGCGCAGTGCGATGGAGATCCACGCCGCCGCCGGGCTGTTCACCGACCGCCCGATCGAGCGCTACCTGCGGGACGCGCACCACATCTTCGCCCCCGCCGGCACCTCCGACGTCCAGTTACTCCGGCTGGCCGAGGTCGCCCTCGGCACCGCCAAGGGCAGCTGGTCCGAGAAGCTCTCCGACGTGGTCCGGATGGAGCCCGCAGCGGCGATGTGA
- a CDS encoding transketolase family protein — MDSMRDRFISTTTRLLDEDPRLAVVLAEISAAGFQPAARRHPDRVVNVGIREQLLIGAGAGMALTGLRPLMHTFASFLVERPFEQVKLDFGHQGLNGVLVSAAASYDWPAGGFTHMAPGDVALLDTLDGWTVHVPGHPDEAEALLRRAVAADDSVYVRLSEQSNAEARPVTGTGFLRLREGRGGVVVAVGPLLDNVLSATEGLDVTVLYATTVRPFDGEALRRAVADGARADVVLVEPYLAGTSTAAANDALADVPHRVLGLGVARPELRKYGEIEEHVAAHGLDPAGLRSRIGAFLGR, encoded by the coding sequence ATGGACTCGATGCGTGACCGCTTCATCTCCACCACCACCCGGCTGCTCGACGAGGACCCGCGCCTGGCGGTCGTGCTCGCCGAGATCAGCGCGGCCGGCTTCCAGCCGGCGGCGCGCCGCCACCCGGACCGTGTGGTCAACGTCGGCATCCGCGAGCAGCTGCTGATCGGCGCCGGCGCCGGGATGGCCCTGACCGGGCTGCGGCCGCTCATGCACACCTTCGCGAGCTTCCTGGTCGAGCGGCCGTTCGAGCAGGTCAAGCTGGACTTCGGACACCAGGGACTGAACGGGGTGCTGGTCAGCGCCGCCGCCTCGTACGACTGGCCGGCCGGCGGCTTCACGCACATGGCGCCCGGGGACGTGGCGCTCCTGGACACCCTGGACGGGTGGACGGTCCACGTGCCGGGACATCCGGACGAGGCCGAGGCGCTGCTGCGGCGGGCCGTGGCGGCGGACGACTCGGTGTACGTGCGGCTGTCCGAGCAATCGAACGCCGAGGCCCGGCCGGTCACGGGGACGGGATTCCTGCGGCTGCGCGAGGGACGCGGTGGTGTGGTGGTCGCGGTCGGGCCGCTGCTCGACAACGTCCTCTCCGCGACGGAGGGCCTGGACGTGACCGTGCTGTACGCGACGACGGTCCGTCCGTTCGACGGGGAGGCACTGCGCCGCGCCGTCGCCGACGGGGCGCGGGCGGACGTGGTGCTGGTCGAGCCGTACCTGGCCGGCACGTCGACGGCCGCCGCGAACGACGCGCTGGCCGACGTGCCGCACCGGGTGCTGGGGCTGGGCGTGGCGCGCCCCGAGCTGCGGAAGTACGGCGAGATCGAGGAGCACGTCGCGGCGCACGGGCTCGACCCGGCGGGCCTGCGGTCCCGGATCGGAGCCTTCCTGGGCCGCTGA
- a CDS encoding bifunctional polysaccharide deacetylase/glycosyltransferase family 2 protein — MSRHQRRRQSLLRPRRLAAPPLRFFMPLSLLACLLALLVLRGLATNEAFHDTRVATSVDKTTVPENLLKGGPIIDARGDKNERPLSYRVPDRTVVLSFDDGPSPEWTPKILDVLAAHDIHAVFFVTGAMTTRHPELIRQIVDGGHEIGVHTFTHPDLVYQSEARISWELAQTQLALAGVAGVHSSLFRPPYSSDASALDDWNYPVIKYVGSHGYLTAFIDRDTDDWKRPGVDAIVEAAMPRKPGAGELILMHDAGGDRTETIAALEQIIEKLHGEGYRFATISEALGATDATVPVHGYQLWAGKGYIWASQAAVLTLPVLVALLAVVGFLNFGRFALMLVLAPLHARRSRRRDAWGPPVTEPVTVLVPAYNERECIANTLNSLAASDYPIEVIVIDDGSTDGTADIVEAMALPFVRLIRQANGGKSTALNTGIAAASHDIVVMMDGDTVFEPSTVRELVQPFGDRTIGAVAGNAKVGNRESLIGAWQHIEYVLGHNLDRRMYDMLNVIPTIPGAVGAFRKEALRRVGGMSDDTLAEDTDITMAVLCDGWRIVYAERARAWTEAPASLQQLWSQRYRWSYGSMQAMWKHRRAVTSRGPAGRFGRLGLPLVVMFGVVAPLLAPLVDMFLLYGVLFADAPITLASWGGFILLQGVLSWYAFRLDGEKPLHLISLPIQQLVYRQLMYIVLLQSAITALTGGRLRWQKLRRTGEVAAPVEA, encoded by the coding sequence TTGTCCCGCCACCAGCGTCGTCGGCAGTCCCTGCTGAGACCGCGCCGACTGGCTGCGCCGCCGCTGCGCTTCTTCATGCCGCTGTCCCTGCTGGCCTGCCTGCTCGCGCTCCTCGTCCTGCGCGGCCTCGCCACCAACGAGGCGTTCCACGACACCCGGGTCGCGACCTCGGTCGACAAGACGACCGTGCCGGAGAACCTGCTCAAGGGCGGCCCGATCATCGACGCGCGCGGTGACAAGAACGAGCGCCCGCTGAGCTATCGGGTCCCCGACCGCACCGTGGTCCTGAGCTTCGACGACGGCCCTTCGCCGGAGTGGACCCCGAAGATCCTGGACGTGCTTGCCGCCCACGACATCCACGCGGTCTTCTTCGTGACCGGCGCGATGACCACGCGCCACCCGGAGCTGATCCGGCAGATCGTCGACGGCGGCCACGAGATCGGCGTGCACACCTTCACCCACCCCGATCTGGTCTACCAGTCCGAAGCCCGGATCAGTTGGGAGCTGGCGCAGACGCAACTGGCGCTGGCCGGCGTCGCGGGCGTCCACAGCTCGCTGTTCCGCCCGCCGTACTCCTCCGACGCCTCGGCGCTCGACGACTGGAACTACCCGGTGATCAAGTACGTGGGTTCCCACGGCTACCTCACCGCGTTCATCGACCGCGACACCGACGACTGGAAGCGTCCCGGCGTCGACGCGATCGTCGAGGCGGCGATGCCGCGCAAGCCCGGCGCCGGCGAGCTGATCCTGATGCACGACGCGGGTGGCGACCGTACCGAGACCATCGCCGCGCTCGAGCAGATCATCGAGAAGCTGCACGGCGAGGGGTACCGCTTCGCCACCATCTCCGAGGCGCTCGGCGCCACCGACGCCACCGTGCCGGTGCACGGCTACCAGCTGTGGGCGGGCAAGGGATACATCTGGGCCAGCCAGGCCGCCGTGCTCACCCTGCCGGTGCTGGTCGCGCTGCTGGCCGTCGTCGGCTTCCTCAACTTCGGCAGGTTCGCGCTGATGCTCGTCCTCGCGCCGCTCCACGCCCGGCGCTCCCGGCGGCGGGACGCGTGGGGACCACCCGTCACCGAGCCGGTCACCGTCCTCGTCCCGGCCTACAACGAACGCGAGTGCATCGCGAACACCCTCAACTCGCTGGCCGCCAGTGACTATCCGATCGAGGTCATCGTCATCGACGACGGCTCCACGGACGGCACCGCGGACATCGTCGAGGCGATGGCCCTGCCGTTCGTCCGGCTGATCCGCCAGGCCAACGGCGGCAAGTCCACCGCGCTCAACACCGGTATCGCGGCCGCGTCGCACGACATCGTCGTGATGATGGACGGCGACACCGTCTTCGAGCCGTCCACCGTGCGCGAGCTGGTCCAGCCGTTCGGCGACCGGACGATCGGCGCGGTCGCGGGCAACGCAAAGGTCGGCAACCGCGAGAGCCTGATCGGCGCCTGGCAGCACATCGAGTACGTCCTCGGCCACAACCTGGACCGCCGGATGTACGACATGCTCAACGTCATCCCGACCATCCCCGGCGCGGTCGGCGCCTTCCGCAAGGAGGCCCTGCGGCGGGTCGGCGGGATGAGCGACGACACCCTCGCCGAGGACACCGACATCACCATGGCGGTGCTCTGCGACGGCTGGCGGATCGTCTACGCCGAGCGCGCCCGCGCCTGGACCGAGGCCCCCGCCAGCCTCCAGCAGCTCTGGTCCCAGCGGTACCGCTGGAGCTACGGCAGCATGCAGGCGATGTGGAAGCACCGCCGCGCCGTGACCTCCCGCGGCCCGGCCGGGCGCTTCGGCCGGCTCGGGCTGCCGCTCGTCGTGATGTTCGGCGTGGTCGCCCCGTTGCTCGCGCCGCTGGTCGACATGTTCCTGCTGTACGGCGTGCTGTTCGCGGACGCCCCGATCACCCTCGCCAGCTGGGGCGGCTTCATCCTGCTCCAGGGCGTGCTGTCCTGGTACGCCTTCCGGCTCGACGGCGAGAAGCCCCTGCATCTGATCAGCCTGCCGATCCAGCAACTGGTGTATCGGCAGCTGATGTACATCGTCCTGTTGCAGTCCGCGATCACGGCGCTGACCGGTGGCCGACTGCGCTGGCAGAAGCTCCGGCGTACCGGCGAGGTCGCCGCACCGGTGGAGGCCTGA
- a CDS encoding glycoside hydrolase family 16 protein, whose product MSLPRRTSRRRTWTALTLPALLCALAACSADPATGGGTDAAGPARDASPTPTGPPGTLFDNFNYSGADDPSLAAHGWEIRTGGGGPGIKDTWSAAGAGFLSDATAQGGKVLRLRSSTDGTEQGTQQVEVQTTGQNLFTGTFAARVHLSDKPTSGRDGDHVVQTFFPISPSDSSEKYSELDFEYLPNGGWGSVGPQLDNVSWYKADPPDRVHNTLERKLGGWHTMIITAMNGKVTYSLDGKDLFTSSGKYVPREKMDIHFSNWLIDLPFTGGPRTWDMKVNWVYYKADETVSPADVQKTVDGFYSAGTDYVNTVPTS is encoded by the coding sequence GTGAGCCTGCCCCGCCGCACCTCTCGTCGCCGCACGTGGACCGCGCTCACGCTGCCCGCCCTCCTGTGCGCACTCGCCGCGTGTTCCGCCGACCCCGCGACCGGCGGGGGCACCGACGCCGCCGGCCCCGCGCGGGATGCCTCGCCGACGCCCACCGGACCGCCGGGAACCCTGTTCGACAACTTCAACTACAGCGGCGCCGACGACCCTTCCCTCGCCGCGCACGGCTGGGAGATCCGTACCGGCGGGGGCGGTCCCGGGATCAAGGACACCTGGAGCGCGGCCGGCGCCGGCTTCCTCTCCGACGCGACCGCCCAGGGGGGCAAGGTCCTGCGACTGCGGTCATCCACCGACGGCACCGAACAGGGCACCCAGCAGGTCGAGGTGCAGACCACCGGCCAGAACCTCTTCACGGGCACCTTCGCCGCCAGGGTCCACCTCAGCGACAAGCCCACCAGCGGCCGCGACGGGGACCACGTCGTCCAGACCTTCTTCCCCATCTCCCCTTCGGACTCCTCGGAGAAGTACAGCGAACTCGACTTCGAGTACCTGCCGAACGGCGGTTGGGGTTCGGTGGGCCCGCAGCTCGACAACGTCAGCTGGTACAAGGCCGATCCGCCGGACCGGGTCCACAACACCCTCGAGCGGAAGCTCGGGGGCTGGCACACGATGATCATCACCGCCATGAACGGAAAGGTCACCTACTCCCTGGACGGCAAGGACCTGTTCACCAGCTCCGGCAAGTACGTCCCGCGCGAGAAGATGGACATCCACTTCAGCAACTGGCTCATCGACCTCCCCTTCACCGGCGGCCCGCGCACCTGGGACATGAAGGTCAACTGGGTCTACTACAAGGCCGACGAGACCGTTTCCCCCGCGGACGTCCAGAAGACGGTGGACGGCTTCTACAGCGCCGGCACCGACTACGTCAACACCGTGCCGACGTCCTGA
- a CDS encoding sensor histidine kinase codes for MSQLRAPAARPDRREGGRHGRPGARSTATGHPNPAQLGPEARLRPQLLRTSVLPAVAVALGGAAAVLFTLRSTGTSPSPGLWAALAGSAALAVAAVAAAVLGAERVARTVLGRAEALRRGAAQGQDELLTVVEQLRRGEGPSARPAVPRRTSGGDEFDQLAQELSRSHEAAVAAVVQASRLSSSVGNEQKVEVFVNLARRLQSLVHREIQLLDELENEVEDPELLKGLFHVDHLATRIRRHAENLAVLGGAISRRQWSNPVTMTEVLRSSIAEVEQYPRVKLVPPIDGTLRGHAVADVIHLLAELVENATLFSAPHTTVLLRAQHVTAGLAIEVEDRGLGMPVTEQNKMNALLADPDQVNVAHLLQDGRIGLFVVSALARRHGIAVRLQANIYGGVQAVLVLPQGLLGQDQDTAAASAPHTIAPQQPEPAAPHPAVTQSAAHTAPAAPADPYAAPQAPAPAQAQAPAPRHTTAGHRPLTYTTAAPGIPVQPMNGATPTDGAPAPYAAEPLATGPVTASPAPGPNAPLPVRGDRADRPTPAGGRPVVPPQSPRTEHTAVPQSHLPGPTPSGSPVRGTMGRPQLPKRRAQEHLVPQLRDEPAARPSEEHALHDPGLMAAFQRGIGLAESQPAPQHPHTPFEASRDPLAAPHDPLRHDDAHKE; via the coding sequence ATGTCTCAACTTCGCGCACCCGCCGCGCGCCCGGACCGCCGCGAGGGCGGGCGGCACGGCCGGCCGGGCGCCCGCTCCACCGCCACGGGCCACCCGAACCCCGCGCAGCTCGGACCGGAAGCCCGCTTACGACCTCAACTTCTGCGGACCTCCGTGCTGCCGGCCGTCGCGGTCGCCCTCGGCGGCGCCGCCGCCGTCCTGTTCACACTCCGCTCCACCGGGACCAGCCCCTCGCCGGGCCTCTGGGCCGCGCTGGCCGGATCCGCCGCCCTCGCCGTCGCCGCCGTCGCGGCGGCCGTGCTCGGGGCCGAGCGGGTCGCCCGGACGGTGCTCGGCCGCGCCGAGGCCCTGCGCCGCGGCGCCGCGCAGGGCCAGGACGAACTGCTCACCGTCGTCGAGCAGCTGCGGCGCGGCGAAGGCCCGTCCGCCCGCCCCGCCGTACCGCGCCGCACCTCCGGCGGCGACGAGTTCGACCAGCTCGCCCAGGAACTGAGCCGGTCGCACGAAGCGGCGGTCGCCGCCGTCGTCCAGGCGTCCCGGCTCTCCAGCAGCGTCGGCAACGAGCAGAAGGTCGAGGTCTTCGTGAACCTCGCCCGACGCCTGCAGTCCCTCGTGCACCGCGAGATCCAGCTGCTCGACGAGCTGGAGAACGAGGTCGAGGACCCCGAGCTGCTCAAGGGCCTCTTCCACGTCGACCACCTCGCGACCCGCATCCGCCGCCATGCCGAGAACCTCGCCGTGCTCGGCGGCGCCATCTCCCGTCGCCAGTGGTCGAACCCGGTCACCATGACCGAGGTCCTGCGCTCGTCCATCGCCGAGGTCGAGCAGTACCCGCGGGTGAAGCTGGTGCCGCCGATCGACGGCACCCTCCGGGGCCATGCCGTGGCGGACGTCATCCACCTGCTCGCCGAACTCGTCGAGAACGCGACGCTGTTCTCCGCGCCGCACACCACCGTGCTGCTGCGCGCGCAGCACGTCACGGCCGGTCTCGCCATCGAGGTCGAGGACCGCGGCCTGGGCATGCCCGTCACCGAGCAGAACAAGATGAACGCCCTGCTCGCCGACCCCGACCAGGTCAACGTGGCGCACCTGCTGCAGGACGGCCGCATCGGACTCTTCGTGGTCTCCGCGCTCGCCCGTCGGCACGGCATCGCCGTACGCCTCCAGGCCAACATCTACGGCGGCGTCCAGGCCGTGCTCGTCCTGCCGCAGGGCCTGCTCGGCCAGGACCAGGACACCGCCGCCGCGTCCGCGCCGCACACGATCGCCCCGCAGCAGCCGGAACCCGCGGCCCCGCACCCGGCCGTCACCCAGTCCGCCGCGCACACCGCCCCGGCAGCACCGGCCGACCCGTACGCCGCCCCGCAGGCCCCCGCGCCGGCCCAGGCCCAGGCGCCGGCTCCCCGCCACACCACCGCCGGCCACCGGCCGCTGACGTACACCACCGCCGCTCCGGGCATACCCGTCCAGCCGATGAACGGCGCCACGCCCACCGACGGGGCGCCGGCTCCGTACGCCGCCGAGCCCCTCGCCACCGGCCCGGTCACCGCGTCCCCGGCCCCCGGCCCCAACGCCCCGCTCCCCGTGCGCGGCGACCGGGCCGACCGCCCGACCCCGGCCGGCGGCCGACCCGTCGTCCCCCCGCAGTCCCCGCGCACCGAACACACCGCCGTGCCCCAGTCCCACCTCCCCGGGCCCACCCCGTCCGGCAGTCCGGTACGCGGCACCATGGGCCGTCCCCAGCTCCCCAAGCGCCGTGCCCAGGAGCACCTCGTCCCGCAGCTGCGCGACGAGCCCGCGGCACGCCCGTCCGAGGAGCACGCCCTGCACGACCCCGGTCTGATGGCCGCCTTCCAGCGGGGCATCGGACTCGCCGAGTCCCAGCCGGCACCCCAGCATCCCCACACCCCCTTCGAGGCGTCGCGCGACCCCCTCGCAGCGCCTCATGATCCGCTGCGTCACGACGACGCGCACAAGGAGTAG
- a CDS encoding transketolase has product MTKTAEIDRLERLMALMTGDEKHSPAATSTLDALWVLYDRVLRVAPGTADDPGRDRFLLSKGHGPMAYYAVLAARGFVPEEWLPGFGSYDSPLGHHPDRTLIPGVEISSGSLGHGLPMGVGTVLGLRAQGLTDPRVWVLIGDAELDEGSNHEALAYAGPAGLEQLHTLVIDNGSATHGWPGGIASRFEAAGWSAETVDGRDHEALYAAYAAPHPGRPRAVVARVEPKN; this is encoded by the coding sequence ATGACGAAGACGGCAGAGATCGACCGGCTCGAGCGGCTCATGGCGCTCATGACCGGCGACGAGAAGCATTCGCCCGCCGCGACCTCGACGCTCGACGCGCTGTGGGTGCTCTACGACCGGGTGCTGCGGGTGGCGCCCGGGACCGCGGACGACCCGGGGCGGGACCGGTTCCTGCTGTCGAAGGGGCACGGGCCCATGGCGTACTACGCCGTCCTCGCGGCGCGCGGCTTCGTGCCCGAGGAGTGGCTGCCCGGCTTCGGCTCGTACGACTCGCCGCTCGGCCACCACCCCGACCGGACGCTGATCCCGGGCGTCGAGATCAGCAGCGGTTCGCTCGGGCACGGGCTGCCCATGGGGGTGGGGACGGTGCTGGGGCTGCGGGCCCAGGGGCTCACCGATCCGCGGGTGTGGGTGCTGATCGGGGACGCCGAGCTGGACGAGGGCAGCAACCACGAGGCCCTCGCGTACGCCGGGCCCGCCGGTCTGGAGCAGCTGCACACGCTGGTGATCGACAACGGCTCGGCGACCCACGGCTGGCCCGGGGGCATCGCCTCGCGGTTCGAGGCGGCCGGCTGGTCCGCCGAGACCGTGGACGGCCGGGACCACGAGGCCCTGTACGCAGCGTACGCAGCCCCTCACCCGGGGCGTCCGCGGGCCGTCGTGGCCCGTGTCGAGCCGAAGAACTGA
- a CDS encoding roadblock/LC7 domain-containing protein yields MASNVPNGHSSDLDWLLSGLVQRVPYTRNAVLLSSDGLVKSVHGLDTDAADHMAALASGLYSLGRSAGARFGDGGEVRQVVVELDSTLLFVSTAGSGTCLAVLAGREADAAVLGYEMAMLVKSVRPYLVTPARQAAGAPGGTGQ; encoded by the coding sequence ATGGCGAGCAATGTGCCGAACGGCCATTCCTCGGATCTCGACTGGCTCCTCAGCGGACTGGTCCAGCGGGTCCCGTACACCCGTAACGCGGTCCTGCTCTCCTCCGACGGCCTGGTGAAATCGGTGCACGGCCTGGACACCGACGCGGCCGACCACATGGCCGCCCTCGCCTCCGGCCTGTACTCGCTGGGCCGCAGCGCCGGCGCCCGGTTCGGCGACGGCGGCGAGGTCCGCCAGGTCGTCGTCGAGCTGGACTCCACGCTGCTCTTCGTCTCCACCGCCGGTTCCGGCACCTGTCTCGCCGTGCTCGCGGGGCGCGAGGCGGACGCCGCCGTCCTCGGCTACGAGATGGCGATGCTCGTCAAGAGCGTCCGGCCGTACCTGGTCACGCCGGCCAGACAGGCCGCCGGGGCGCCGGGCGGTACGGGGCAGTGA
- a CDS encoding GTP-binding protein — translation MAYDDGSERQDAFPADPFPTALKILVAGGFGVGKTTLVGAVSEIEPLSTEELLTQVSAATDSLVGVESKTTTTVAMDFGRITLDAQHVLYLFGTPGQERFWFMWDELSEGALGAVVLADTRRLEDCFSAVDFFERRGIGFVVAVNEFDGSYRYEPDEVRAAIDLKPEVPVVLCDARISSSGIQTLLTLVQHLLTTTPAPTPSYGAPS, via the coding sequence ATGGCCTACGACGACGGCTCTGAGCGCCAGGACGCTTTCCCTGCCGACCCGTTCCCCACGGCCCTGAAGATCCTGGTGGCGGGCGGCTTCGGGGTGGGCAAGACGACCCTCGTGGGAGCGGTCAGCGAGATCGAGCCGCTCAGCACCGAGGAACTCCTGACACAGGTCAGCGCGGCCACCGACAGCCTCGTGGGGGTGGAGTCCAAGACCACCACGACCGTCGCCATGGACTTCGGCCGCATCACCCTGGACGCGCAGCACGTCCTGTACCTGTTCGGCACGCCCGGACAGGAGCGCTTCTGGTTCATGTGGGACGAGCTCTCCGAAGGCGCGCTCGGCGCGGTGGTCCTCGCCGACACCCGCCGCCTGGAGGACTGCTTCTCCGCCGTGGACTTCTTCGAACGACGAGGGATCGGATTCGTCGTGGCGGTGAACGAGTTCGACGGCTCGTACCGCTACGAACCGGACGAGGTCAGGGCCGCGATCGACCTGAAGCCGGAGGTGCCGGTCGTGCTGTGCGACGCCCGCATCTCCAGCTCCGGCATCCAGACGCTGCTCACCCTCGTCCAGCATCTGCTCACCACCACCCCGGCACCGACGCCGAGCTACGGAGCACCGTCATGA
- a CDS encoding GAF domain-containing protein, whose amino-acid sequence MTYDPTGHLLLTPIDQEAPARVQRLRQLGIGERPEPVFDEFAHKLAEVTNAPYTMVNFIDENRQFFAGLHTPGGTHSGSDLGAGVGGSGGVSRFMARDHGYCPHVVVRRKALVLEDVCDYPRFAGNPVVDEIGIRSYLGAPLIDRTGVALGTICVVDTEPRPWGRAGLETIKAMAAELVEKIHRREDGLI is encoded by the coding sequence ATGACCTACGACCCGACCGGTCATCTGCTGCTGACCCCCATCGACCAGGAGGCACCCGCCCGCGTGCAGCGGCTGCGTCAGCTGGGGATAGGGGAGCGGCCGGAGCCGGTGTTCGACGAGTTCGCGCACAAGCTCGCGGAGGTGACCAACGCCCCGTACACGATGGTCAACTTCATCGACGAGAACCGGCAGTTCTTCGCCGGGCTGCACACCCCGGGCGGCACGCACTCCGGTTCCGACCTCGGGGCCGGCGTGGGCGGTTCGGGCGGCGTCAGCCGGTTCATGGCCCGCGACCACGGCTACTGCCCGCACGTGGTGGTGCGGCGCAAGGCGCTGGTCCTGGAGGACGTGTGCGACTACCCGCGCTTCGCGGGGAACCCGGTCGTGGACGAGATCGGCATCCGCTCCTACCTGGGCGCGCCGCTGATCGACCGGACCGGCGTGGCGCTGGGCACGATCTGCGTGGTGGACACCGAGCCGCGGCCGTGGGGTCGGGCCGGCCTGGAGACCATCAAGGCGATGGCCGCGGAGCTGGTCGAGAAGATCCACCGCCGCGAGGACGGGCTGATCTGA